The following coding sequences are from one Zalophus californianus isolate mZalCal1 chromosome 5, mZalCal1.pri.v2, whole genome shotgun sequence window:
- the C5H5orf63 gene encoding glutaredoxin-like protein C5orf63 homolog isoform X1: MPWFQGNSMQLAKYSLQLLMRNLSASKTILPVLTLFTKDPCPLCDEAKETLEPYKNRFILQEVDITLPENSAWYERYKFDIPVFHLNGQFLMMHRVDISKLEKQLQKLEQQGAGGWRTPS, from the exons ATGCCCTGGTTTCAAGGAAATAGCATGCAACTTGCCAAATACTCCCTTCAACTCCTCATGAGAAatctctctgcctctaagacCATTCTGCCTGTGCTGACCTTATTTACAAAG GATCCATGCCCCCTTTGTGATGAAGCCAAGGAAACACTGGAGCCTTACAAAAACAGG TTTATTTTACAGGAGGTGGACATCACACTTCCAGAAAACTCTGCTTGGTATGAAAGGTATAAATTTGACATCCCCGTCTTCCATTTGAATGGCCAGTTTCTGATGATGCATCGAGTGGACATCTCAAAACTTGAAAAGCAGCTCCAGAAACTTGAGCAGCAAggtgctggaggctggaggacGCCTTCATGA
- the C5H5orf63 gene encoding glutaredoxin-like protein C5orf63 homolog isoform X2, whose amino-acid sequence MYNWAHRIEMPWFQGNSMQLAKYSLQLLMRNLSASKTILPVLTLFTKDPCPLCDEAKETLEPYKNRFILQEVDITLPENSAWYERYKFDIPVFHLNGQFLMMHRVDISKLEKQLQKLEQQGAGGWRTPS is encoded by the exons ATGTACAACTGGGCCCACAG AATTGAGATGCCCTGGTTTCAAGGAAATAGCATGCAACTTGCCAAATACTCCCTTCAACTCCTCATGAGAAatctctctgcctctaagacCATTCTGCCTGTGCTGACCTTATTTACAAAG GATCCATGCCCCCTTTGTGATGAAGCCAAGGAAACACTGGAGCCTTACAAAAACAGG TTTATTTTACAGGAGGTGGACATCACACTTCCAGAAAACTCTGCTTGGTATGAAAGGTATAAATTTGACATCCCCGTCTTCCATTTGAATGGCCAGTTTCTGATGATGCATCGAGTGGACATCTCAAAACTTGAAAAGCAGCTCCAGAAACTTGAGCAGCAAggtgctggaggctggaggacGCCTTCATGA
- the C5H5orf63 gene encoding glutaredoxin-like protein C5orf63 homolog isoform X3, translating to MYNWAHRIEMPWFQGNSMQLAKYSLQLLMRNLSASKTILPVLTLFTKDPCPLCDEAKETLEPYKNREVDITLPENSAWYERYKFDIPVFHLNGQFLMMHRVDISKLEKQLQKLEQQGAGGWRTPS from the exons ATGTACAACTGGGCCCACAG AATTGAGATGCCCTGGTTTCAAGGAAATAGCATGCAACTTGCCAAATACTCCCTTCAACTCCTCATGAGAAatctctctgcctctaagacCATTCTGCCTGTGCTGACCTTATTTACAAAG GATCCATGCCCCCTTTGTGATGAAGCCAAGGAAACACTGGAGCCTTACAAAAACAGG GAGGTGGACATCACACTTCCAGAAAACTCTGCTTGGTATGAAAGGTATAAATTTGACATCCCCGTCTTCCATTTGAATGGCCAGTTTCTGATGATGCATCGAGTGGACATCTCAAAACTTGAAAAGCAGCTCCAGAAACTTGAGCAGCAAggtgctggaggctggaggacGCCTTCATGA